The Nymphaea colorata isolate Beijing-Zhang1983 chromosome 11, ASM883128v2, whole genome shotgun sequence genome includes the window aaaaaggttttgctTCCAAAAGCCATTTAAGTGCCTTTGGATGATATTCTTTGAGTTTTACTGGAACTTATTGTTAACAAAACTAGTTTTTCAGAAAGTAAGTGAATAACCTAACACCCCCAAGTTATTAACCAAAAAATCTACATTGGTCCTATTATCTAAACGCACAAACCAGTTTTTCAAAACTGATTAAAGAACTTACTTAGTTTGATCAGCTCCCTAACAACCTTGTTATGTTAGTTGGAGATGGATTCACAAGGACagtgatatgttttttttatattcagtTTGAGCAAGCAAAGTCGTTAGAAATCAAGACCTTCCAGTTGATGTGGCACTCAAGAGTTCATTAGTCGGGCACGACTCTTGGAGTAAAGTTTAAAGATTCACCTACTTTGCTGACTAAAAATAACTTAATCAGAACgaagaaaatttaaatgtttaaattttttacattgCCGCTTTTTGGCTTTAGAAGAGAGTATGtgagacactctctctctctccttagagTGTCGGTAGAGAGAAAGGGGGCCTCCTCTACTCAAAGCAAATCTAAAACTATAGCTGCGGAACAGaagttgtttttttgtgtgcttcttttctttccattcttgtcaattttttttagcttCATATATGAGGCTTGTGCATCTTCGGTTTGGTATTCAAAGGCCTTGTTTGTATTCTTTTGGGATGAACATGCACAATTTGCATTGCAAGAATTATTTAACATCTTTTACAGCCTTTTACTTAGCAAGGTGAAAAAAAATTCCCATAAGGTATGGGGGCTGTACGACCAGCATCAACCTAATAGTGTTTGTAGCTTAGCCATTCATGCTAGATTTAGTGTTTTTGTTTCACCATGATCTGCAGTCCAAAATGAATATAGAAACTATTGAACTCAAGTTGGTTCTCCAATCAAGGAAAGTATTTGAGGTGCTTGCTAATTTctaaggcttttttttttaatttttttccagagTCATGATCATTCGCTTGAGAATTGAAATATGTAGTGTGCTGTCTCAGGAACTGGATTTAGACATTAAATAAGTGATATATGGCTGTAATATCATGCTTAATTTCTTGGTCTTTTTTCCACTTAAAAGTTTTACTTAATTTTGTTTACATCTCTGATTTTCTTCCTTACCAAAAGAGGTTCTTTAGATTTTCATTGTCATGAACATAGTCAGGTGTGAagcttttgtttcatttctaGAATCATCCAGAAAGTTCTAGTGTCAGCAATATGCCATTTAAGGAGTCTAAGACAGTTCTTTCTACTACTTGTCTAGTGTGGGaaactgttgatttttttttttaacaatgaaaattaaatttggaaAGACTTTTTCTGTATAATTTTATCCAAAATTATGTGTTTCTACTACACAAACGTGCAGTGATTTGGGATCAAGATTGCAAGTGTTGcaagtgtttgatgaaatgcctaaaaaaaaatatagccACATAGAATGCCTTGTCGCATGGATATTTTTTCCATGGAGATTTGATGGCTTTTGCAGCAGTGGTTTTGACACAATTCTTTAATGAAACACAGTCTCATAGAATATAATGCTTAGGTTGGGGCTGTTCGAACTTGCTAGATCTCTCTTTGAAGTGCCCAGATGGGATTTGCTTTAGTGGAGAATGAGCCTCCAGCTACATCCATAGCAGTAAGCATCAAGGGTGGAAGCAGGTGTGGGCTAAGTGGGGGCATTCTTACAGATACCCAAAAAagttcttattttcatattggtcTTTTagagcaatttttctcatttacatatttggtggccttgaaaattttaaaattcatatacCTATTGCCCCTTAACCAGAACCTTTCTGTCTCCATCCTTGGTAAGCATCTTTGGCATTGGATCTCCTTCACAAGATGCAACTTTCTGGTGCCCATCCAGCAAGACCATGGCTAGTGTGCTCTCAAGTTTCTTTGCTTGATCCCTCATTGCTAGCGTATGACATACATGAACAAATGAAATTGattattgcaacaaaaattgATTAGAAAGAGCCAGTGGAGGTGATTCCCAGCAGCATTGGGCTTGCGTGCATGTGCTGGCACAGCGATGCCAGCAGAAATATTAGGCAGACATGAAGACTCCATTTTGCAAATCAGGAAAGAACAACAAGGAAAGCAAAACACCACATTTTGAAGCAAAAAAGCAGCTCACATTCCATTGCAATTTCGTAAATTCAAACAACCAAAGAATTCAAAGGAGTAATACAATTGCCCAACTTTCATTAAACCAACAAGAGGCAATCTAAAAAATCATCAAGGATTCATTTCTTATGTCTGATTCCAAGACTAAGAGTCAGCCGGCAATCTAATCAATTTCAAAAGGAGAATCACTACTAATAGATGCATTGTGCAACATATGCACTTGTTTGATGAGAAATATAGATCTAAAACTCATGATAATTGTGAAAGCAAATAAGCATGTTGAAAATCATAATCCATTCTTACAAGCAAAACAGCCAAAACAATtgaatcttcaaaaaaaaaaaaaaaagaacatgagaTGATCAATGGTTTCTTACAAATAGCTGTTGAGCCCACGAATACATCTTTCTTACCTACCAAGGCAATACGACAGATTTCAAATTGATTGTGAATTAGCAAAGGCAAAAACTAATTACTCTCAATAAAGGCAAGGCAATAAGCTCCTTAAAGATCGTAACCAAAATATATCAATAATGACCTTGAAATGTTTATATATGATAACAAGATACAGGGCAACTGTAAGGGAAATAAGAAGAACCGACTTGAACTGTGATTCACATAGGAGGTAGTTGCATGCTGTTAATTTCATGGCAAAAAAATGATGCAGATTGCCTTGTATTTCTCAATGGAGAACACACTTGACAGGGATGCTATCATTCTAATGTTACCACATGAGCTACCACCCCCAgaatcaagagttgatgatctTTGAAGCTGATAATTGATTAGTGGCTAAGATCCATATGGTAGAGAGCTGTTTGACGCCATAGCATTGACACCATAAAGaagcccgagagagagagagagagagttttaaaGTGGTTCAATGTTTGTCTACAACCACTATCCTATCTTTTGTTCTAATTTTcagtattttctttttgagagaggTTTCCACTATTTATATGAAAGTGTACAACAAGAATGGTTTCCAACAGTGTTACATTGTGGATATGTCTAGTGTTTACAGGAGTGAAAAATGAACCGTTGTGGGTTCCCAAGGTCTCTGTTTGCAAAAAAGATAGTCatatggttttcttttctcttgctcTCATTGCCATTGTCATTTAGGTGCATGACTTGTCCcacatttttgtgattttcttgatttcttttcaTAATTCTAAGTTTggtatttctctctctctattgtgtgtgtgaatatgtgtgtgtgtgtgtgtgtatgtatatatatatatatcaatccaaagaataattgattCCGCAGGGGCTTTACATAGTTGAATTTAAAAATCCAAAAGGAATGAGACAAACgattttaaaaacatataaaagtttTATCTACACATTAAATAATATcatgttttataaattaaaaatgttttatataaaagtCACCTGCATCCGTatgagatattttttttgtgaaaaacgAGTATGGCTGCAATAGAACTAATTCCCTGTGGTCCTTTCGTGAGTGCATGTTGCCTATGtatgtgtgttgtgtgtgtgtgtgtatatatatatatatatatatatatatatctatatatatatatatatatataatctttctCTTGCTTCGCTATTTGAGTGGGAAAGTGCAGGTATGTGTGAAGGAAGAAATAACCTAGAGAACTGATAGCAAAGCAGTGCTTTAACTCGGAAGATGTGAATAAAACATACTACATATAAGAATCAAAACAAAGCTTCACCCCACGTCCATCTTGCGTCTGAGTAATAACTTTTATCTACTAAAGAAGGGAAAATGTGATACTACTTTAATTCCTTCCACATTCACCTCATATATGGAATCCAATCTTATATGTGTTTGGTATGCAAATCTAGTGTAATACATCAAATGATATAACagatatcttttctttttctttataaatataattcttgaTCTGTCAAAGATATCTGACAAGGATGGCAAGAAACGATTCAATAGAGATGGTTTGGATGGCAGGTAAGGAAGTAAGGGATGTGACTACAGTTATAGACCAGTCtttccatctctctccctctccctttctctcatcaaagaaaactaagacgTCTACAGTTTTGCTGCAACTTAGATATTGTCTACCTCTTTGCCTCTCTGCAAGATCATTTTGCTCGAGTGCATCAAGCCGCCATGTCCAACAATAGCGTCATCATCAAGCGTGTCTGGAAAGACAATTTCGACGCCGAGATGAGAATCATCAGGGAAAGGACCATGATTGATCATCCCTTCATTTCCCTCACCACCCGTCTTGTGCTTTGCAGTGGGAGGATCCCTATGGGAAATGAGTGGGGCAACTCGGACGATAACTATGCACGTCTACTGGAGATTGAGGACATGTTCACGAACATAGTGCAAGTGGGGGTTGCCTTGTGCGACAAACTAGGGAGGCTGCCACGCTGCAACGAGACCGGGAGGCCCTGCATATGGGAGTTCAACCTCATGCCGCTGGATGAATCAGCCAATAATCCTAAAATAATGGAGATCTTCTTGGACAGGTTCTGCAGTGGGGTCAAAGTTGAGCAGTTGAGGAGCCAGGGAATCCATCCGGAACGCATGGCCGCCGAGCTCTGGCACTGTAGCTCGCtcatgaaggaggagatcaGTTGGGTGGTTTTCAAAGGCGGACTGGACTTTGCCGTTCTGCTGAGGTGGACGAAGCAAGGGGCTCAGGGCTTGCCGGTTGAGCAGAAGGAATTCTTTAAGCTGCTGGCTCATTACTTCCCGGTGTTCTACGACATGGCTGCGGTTATTGGCTTCGACCCGACGGCCGACGATGGAACAATCGACATCTCAGCCAAGTCAATTAATGTGGGGAGGGAGGACGTACCTCCTTACGGAGCAGCGTCCGACAGCTTGCTGGCGTTGCAGATGTTCATGCGGATAAAGATGTCAAAAAAAGGCTGTGCGCTACTTGAGAAGAAGGCATCGGTGCTCTATGGCATCACATCTGAACAGGAAGCTAACGCTGTGCCTACATTTAACAACACAGGTCTTTGATCATTAGGCCTGCTAGTTAGAAGGTTTCATGAatcagtttcaatttttgagCAGTTTGATTGACCTAGTGTCTTTCCCTTTGGTTGCTTCTGCCAGTGTTTTCTTTGAGAGGCATCATAAATGGTGGTGCATGCTGTCCTCTTTGGCATAGTTTTCTATGCATATAGAACTCTACAAATTTTGTACCTTCTgctttttatctctttttcgATATCCAGTGCTTAAATGCATAGAAACCTAATCCTTGAATGCCTTTCATCTCCTTTTTATAAGAAGCagtttcaatttctttttaatttgtaaTTCCCTTtggactctttttttttttccagtatACAATTCTATCGGTTACTTTTCCTAATTAACTAGTCTatgttaaagaaaaataacttgtttttgttgGGGCAACTCATCAGTGTTGCTATCTTGGAGAAGAGAATGAGATATAGAGCAAGTGTGAGAATTAATCCATCCATTGAACATGACAATCTTTTGTTTGTTCATCCCAGCTATTTGGCCGGCTTCATTTAACTCCTCggttttcctttgttttacCGTTTGCATTATTGCAAATTCCTACATGATAAGTCGCTGTCATAATTTTGACATTCTTTGGTACAAATTTAAAATAACCATCATCTTCTTTAACTATTTCTTTGCTAATTAACTGCATCTAAAAATTTATCTCAAGAGAAAAAATTCCAAGGTTAGCATCTCTGTCgctcactctccctctctctctctctctctctctctctctctctctctctctctctctctatatatatatatatatatatatatatatatatatatatatatatatatatatatatatatatatatatatatatatatatatataaagagagaggagagagaggtaCCACACCATTACATGCGAGATTTATGAAAAATCAAGctattgatttttcaaagatggatgattgagataaaatcaaagagaaaaagttgttaATAAATgctaaatgactaaaatatcctATCTTCATTTCCTCATTGGGAGAAAATCAAGGAGAGAAAATTGTTAATTAATgcaaaatgactaaaatattttaTCTCAATTTTGTCCTTGGTTTTATGTAAGGCTGGGCGTCgagccgggccggcccgacaagttaaaaaaaatatatatatttttttatttttttgtttaataatatttttttattcttaataaatatattttatattaaaaatgttattttataattaaaaaatatttttttaatttaaatgggccgggcccGAAACGAgacccgggccgggccgggcccgaaaCGAgacccgggccgggccgggctagCCGGCCCCGCCCTATACCCACCCTTAGTTTTATGTTAGCCATCCATCTTCGAAAAATCAACCACTAAGATGATTCTTATAGGGTTAACACCTAAGGGTTTCATGTCTACCTCGATTTAGTTCAGATAAATGATTGGAAGAAACAAAAGGGAGGGAAAAACATAGGGTAGATATTTAGTACAAACTTCCATCTTTGTCTCCTTGTTTTTCTGCCAAGTACACTTGACTGGAAAAGCTCTAAGGCATAATTTATTCCTACTAGGTCAATGTATacatttataaatatatatgatgaATTAAAATTGGCGAGCTACTTTTATACCCAGgtggtttcttttttgttttttttgtcacaaaaaTTGCCGAAAAAGGTGCATTGGTGACTGCCACTTACTTGGTCATGGCTTACCTACGGAATAAGCCTTTTGTGATGATTTTTAActtcacaaaaattttaaagaaccACCATTCTGCTAAAGTGGTATCTGTctgatttgaatatatatatatatatatatatatatatatatatatatatatatatatatatatatgtgtgtgtgtgtgtgtatatgtgtgtgcgtaTTGCAGCTTGCTCAGATGGGGTGAATGTCCACATGGACAGCCCATATCATTGTTTTATTAGAAGAAGCACCGATTAATTGCATCGAGTGTGAGGctgggttttttcttttttgcaagatTCTAACGATGTccataaaatatgttgaaagcAAACATAcccagttttttgaaaaaatagctCATTTTGAAATGTAAGTGAATGATAAAAAATACAAGGATTTCAACAGGAGAATTCGAAGAGAGAGACATAGTTCAATCTTGTGGTGATCATCGATCCGTGCATACATGGTCATAAATTAGCAGAATGCATGAAACTAGGTCATATATTTAACAAATATCCGATTTTTTGAGGTTTATTTGTGGTTTAGAACGTGACCCTAGATCCAATGTggtttaaatctgaattcggtTCAATCAGAAATTCAATATTGAAATTCTTGATCTAAAAACCTTATTTGAGTTCATATAATAATCCAAGGATTGATCCAAAAATCCAATCGAAGTTCAAATCAGGTAAAATTGTAGCTCCGTATATAACAATGGCCCAATTTCTGTGCGCTTCTCTTTCCAttgtagcaatttttttttgaagcttAAAATATGAGGCTTGTGCATTCTGAGGTTAGGTATCCATAGTCTTGTTGGCATTCTTTTGGATGAACACATACAATTTGCATTACAGGAattacttaaacatcttttacAACCTTGTAATTAGCGACGTGAGAAAAAAATTCCTAAAAGGTATGGGCGCTATATGACCAGCATTTAATAGTGCTTGTAGCTCAGCCGCTCATGTTGTTTATCTATACctaatgtttttgtttcatcATGATTCTGAAGTCCAAGATGAATACGAAACTATTAAACTCTTGGTTCTACAATCAAGAGCACTATTTCAAATGCTTGCTAATttcaaagacatttttttttattttgccaaGAGTTGTGCATATTCTCTTTACAAATTGAAATATGTAGTGTGATGTCTTAAGAACTGGATTTAGACATTAAACAAATGACTGCTGGTTGTAATATCATGCTTTCTTGGTCATTTTTCCACGTAGAAGTTTCACTTAATTTTGTTCAGATTGGCTGATTACCTTCCTTAGAGAAAAAAGGTTCTTTATTAAGGATTCTCTTGTGAACTTTGTTTCATTCATAGAATCATCCTGAAAGATCTAACGTCAACAAACATTATGCCAGTTAAGGTCGGAGACAGTTCTTTCTACTACTTGGGGAActaattgattttcttttttcaaaaatgaaaattgaatttgaaactgACTTTTCCGTATAATTTTATCTAAAATTATGCATACGTTGTTACCTCCCCTCAcggttatctctctctctctctcttatatatatatatatatatatatatatagagagagagagagagagagagagaaagagggaaggaaCGTTGCCGCATCCGATGTGCCGGACAACAGCAACGATGGACGGTCGGCCATCGCTGCATTCTTCAtgccattaaaaaattaaaaaaattcgtGAGAGAAGAATAGCAGCATGCTCATCCCATTTCCCTGGTTCctcctttcttctctctctccgaCCTTTCTCATGCTTTAtccctttctcctttttcctctcTCCCGCTTGAAACCCTCCCCACTGTGGACTGCCATCCGACAAACGGCATCGTGTTTCCCATTCGAGAATGAAGAAGCACATTGAGGGAGAGAAGGTTGGATCGTGGACACCCACCTGctatttcttttgaatttttctttcttttcatctttacttGATTGAGTTTTATTGGAATCTCTTTGGTCGTTCGGAAGCTCAGTGCTAGTGTGCAGTTCCCCGCATTTTTTGTGGCATTATTTCTCTCTCCATTCCCTGCACACTCATGCCTATACCGTGTGCCTTTTCTTCCCCACATGAGGtctcctttcttccttccattttcttctcctccctgCTATTGGTTGTTTCTGAAATACCATGATCTGTACGTGATATGCAtggttggaagttggaacttGGTTCTATatttaatctcaatttgattgTATTGCACGTTATATCCATTATTTGAtccatttacatatatattttgtagATATTacatatttgacattttttgtcGGCATGCTTATGTATCATGTCACATCACTACGTTATGTGTAGCTTCACAGGCTTAGTTTGTCACTTCACATCAACACACTTAACAACAATTGTTTCTGCAGTGTTTAGTCAAATTTCTAAACCAGGCCAacgattttgaaataaatttacaatacaATTTCTAGCAATAATTGGTGAAAGCTATATACTTCTAAGAGGATTTATGAACTCAGATGCAGctctttttctgttctctttTGAAGTCTCCACAAATAGCTTGTTGAGATTCATATTTATTATGTCGACAATCTATGTAAAAATGAATTATAAATTGCACATTTCAATCTATGGGAAACTAACAACGTTTCATCGTTTGAACTCCATTTGCATGAATGATGttgtaatgtttttttatgcttttgtatAGCTCAAGAAGTGTGATGCTATCGATGTTTGGGTGGGTGTAACTTTGTTATGACATGCAGGGAAGGTTGCATTATGACATCAGCTTGACCATTACCTTGTTGTAAGTTGTTTCATTGGTGAATGCTGTTGTaccaatcaaattcaaaataagtATATTCTTATTGTGGAAGTTAATGTGCCcatttgaaagtttttaaaaattatagttCACATATCTTGGATGCCATATTATGTAATCTAAATAGATCTATACTGAACATATTCATTGGATGGCTATTTCATACggttaatttatatatatactagtgactattgttatatatatatatatatatatatatatatatatatatatatatatatatatatatatatatatatatatatatatctatagataTATATGCCGAGGAAAATCTTTTggtaaaaaaatgtaaaatgaaTTTGCATAGAACCAGTCACTAAACATGCTGGAAGCCTTGATAACACCTGTTACTAATGAAGAGGACACCAGGTTGACAAGCACTCTGATACCACATAAAATTCTACTGAACAAAGCAAATAAACAGGGCACAAAGAATATGAGAGCAATActtgaatgcacaaaaagaATCGTGTTGTATTAAAACAATACCATTCTTATATACATCAACAGACAAGGTAATAACAAATTATATGCACAGAGAATCAAGAAAATCATTGCATGATCAGGTTGTTACTGAGTTTGGTGTCTCAGCGCACTcccttcaaatattttaaaaacgATATGCTTTGTTGTGAGATGAGTATAGATTATAGGTTAATACATGAACTTGATCCATACAACCAAGACCAAAAAAGAGGATTTCTAAACATAGATAATAATGGATATGTAACAAACTTGTTTTGGCCAGACATTCATTCATCGATAAACTACTGATGTTTCAATGGTATTCTTGTCTTCAACACTATAGTGAAAATCAATACTCACCAATGGCCTTTTACATCATTTGTAGCTCTAAACCATCATGCACAAAGTTGCATATTTGATGGTGCTTTATGATATGACTAGAGGATAGGTAGTTTTATGTGGTTGTTTGCATGGTTTAGTGAGGTAATGAATGGGATCCACTATAGGTGGTTTAGTAGCATCCGTGACGATAATATGTACTCATATGAACATATCCTAGAGGATatatagttttccttttcttttcttttatttatttttattctttttctttatgtatcaGGACCCTAACTGTACCGATTGAccaagaagaaaacaacaatataaaagaaattgagTGACAGTCGAAGGCCTCAATGTTCCctcgttttttttaatttccagtTAAAGGCACCATTGGAAGGGTTTTGTTCTAGCTTTCATTATGTAAAAtagctctccctctctctctctctgtcccctCTTGCTACATAGAGCTCAAGCGTATAGTTTTGTtggttattttgtttatttattcatttatttgcttatttatttattccgATCTATATAGACACCCATAAGCAGAAGTGGGCATACAGAGTAGGCATGACGAGCATTGATGAGCCATGGTCATGACATGCTATATGATctaaaaaaaacaacatgaatGTCATATGTTTCATTCTCTCACTtccataaaatataaatattcatGGATCACACAATGTTTTGTCCTTATACAAAGCATGACATCATTATATATACGCATAAAATGTGTCATTATCATACATGCATGGGGGCATGACGTAGGGCAAGGGATGCCCCATGCAATGGAGTAGGCAGCAGAAGGACGTTGCCTCTCCCTACGCGGCTCCAGCAATGCCTGCAGGAGCCTTTCTGGCCGCTGGCAAGGCCCTTGTGAGTGCTGCTGGAGCCGCATAGGGAAGGCAACGTCCTCCTcgctgcaaaaaaaaatttgtggggAGGACACTGCCTCTCCTTGGGGAGGCAGTCGCTGTC containing:
- the LOC116264299 gene encoding probable CCR4-associated factor 1 homolog 7, coding for MSNNSVIIKRVWKDNFDAEMRIIRERTMIDHPFISLTTRLVLCSGRIPMGNEWGNSDDNYARLLEIEDMFTNIVQVGVALCDKLGRLPRCNETGRPCIWEFNLMPLDESANNPKIMEIFLDRFCSGVKVEQLRSQGIHPERMAAELWHCSSLMKEEISWVVFKGGLDFAVLLRWTKQGAQGLPVEQKEFFKLLAHYFPVFYDMAAVIGFDPTADDGTIDISAKSINVGREDVPPYGAASDSLLALQMFMRIKMSKKGCALLEKKASVLYGITSEQEANAVPTFNNTGL